The following are from one region of the Coturnix japonica isolate 7356 unplaced genomic scaffold, Coturnix japonica 2.1 chrUnrandom516, whole genome shotgun sequence genome:
- the LOC107307233 gene encoding branched-chain-amino-acid aminotransferase, cytosolic-like isoform X1, with product MAASYWLPSRRGSGAERRIPIGEWKGRGGMTRSHWLPEARRSGAMAAAVLSRGGGGGAVLSALLGARRPYSSIFRAAELRVEHSPHPKPKPPPEHLKFGQAFTDHMLTIEWSRADGWGPPHIRPFQDLRLHPASSALHYAVELFEGMKAFRGADDKIRLFRPELNMERMGRSAQRVCLPPFDPVELLECIRALVRLEQDWVPRSEAASLYIRPTYIGTEPSLGVAPPGRALLFVILCPVGPYFPGGHFSPVGLLADPDHVRAWPGGAGNCKLGGNYGPTIALQQQAQAMGCQQVLWLYGPQQLLTEVGTMNLFIFWHREDGELELVTPPLDGLILPGVIRQSLLDMAREWGEFAVREEPLPMETVLEALQGGRLKEMFGTGTACVVCPVGGVQYKGQWFPIPTMENGPELAQRFLRALSDIQYGRTPSDWAQPL from the exons ATGGCGGCTTCCTATTGGCTGCCGAGCCGGCGGGGGAGCGGGGCCGAACGGCGCATTCCCATTGGCGAATGGAAGGGGCGTGGCGGGATGACGCGCTCCCATTGGCTGCCAGAGGCGCGGCGCAGCGGAGCGATGGCGGCGGCGGTGCTGAgccggggcgggggcggcggggcg GTTCTCTCAGCGCTGCTGGGTGCCCGGCGTCCTTACAGCAGCATCTTTAGG gcagcagagctgcgtGTGGAGCACAGTCCCCACCCGAAGCCCAAGCCCCCCCCGGAGCACCTGAAATTCGGTCAGGCCTTCACTGACCACATGCTGACCATCGAGTGGAGCCGGGCGGATGGATGGGGACCCCCCCACATTCGCCCCTTCCAGGACCTGCGCCTGCACCCCGCGTCCTCTGCGCTTCACTATGCTGTGGAG CTCTTTGAGGGCATGAAGGCTTTCCGTGGTGCTGATGACAAAATCCGCCTTTTTCGCCCCGAACTGAACATGGAACGGATGGGGCGCTCAGCCCAGAGGGTCTGCCTGCCT CCCTTTGACCccgtggagctgctggagtgcaTTCGTGCCTTGGTGAGGCTGGAGCAGGACTGGGTGCCGCGCTCTGAAGCTGCCAGTCTGTACATCCGGCCCACCTACATCGGCACCGAG CCATCACTGGGGGTGGCCCCCCCCGGGCGGGCGCTGCTCTTCGTCATCCTGTGCCCGGTGGGGCCCTATTTCCCGGGGGGGCACTTCAGCCCCGTGGGGCTCCTGGCTGACCCCGATCACGTCCGTGCCTGGCCGGGAGGGGCTGGGAACTGCAAACTGGGGGG GAACTACGGCCCCACCATTGCGCTGCAGCAGCAGGCGCaggccatgggctgccagcaggTCCTGTGGCTGTACggcccccagcagctgctgaccGAGGTGGGCACCATGAACCTCTTCATCTTCTGGCACCGCGAGGATGGGG agctggagctggtgACCCCCCCATTGGACGGGCTCATCCTACCTGGGGTGATACGGCAGAGCCTCCTGGACATGGCACGGGAGTGG gGGGAGTTCGCAGTGCGGGAGGAGCCGCTGCCGATGGAGACGGTGCTGGAGGCGCTGCAGGGGGGGCGGCTGAAGGAGATGTTCGGTACCGGGACGGCGTGTGTGGTGTGCCCTGTGGGGGGCGTGCAGTACAAGGGGCag tgGTTCCCCATCCCCACAATGGAGAACGGCCCTGAGCTGGCGCAGCGCTTCCTGCGAGCACTGAGCGACATTCAG taTGGCCGCACACCCAGCGATTGGGCCC
- the LOC107307233 gene encoding branched-chain-amino-acid aminotransferase, cytosolic-like isoform X2 codes for MLTIEWSRADGWGPPHIRPFQDLRLHPASSALHYAVELFEGMKAFRGADDKIRLFRPELNMERMGRSAQRVCLPPFDPVELLECIRALVRLEQDWVPRSEAASLYIRPTYIGTEPSLGVAPPGRALLFVILCPVGPYFPGGHFSPVGLLADPDHVRAWPGGAGNCKLGGNYGPTIALQQQAQAMGCQQVLWLYGPQQLLTEVGTMNLFIFWHREDGELELVTPPLDGLILPGVIRQSLLDMAREWGEFAVREEPLPMETVLEALQGGRLKEMFGTGTACVVCPVGGVQYKGQWFPIPTMENGPELAQRFLRALSDIQYGRTPSDWAQPL; via the exons ATGCTGACCATCGAGTGGAGCCGGGCGGATGGATGGGGACCCCCCCACATTCGCCCCTTCCAGGACCTGCGCCTGCACCCCGCGTCCTCTGCGCTTCACTATGCTGTGGAG CTCTTTGAGGGCATGAAGGCTTTCCGTGGTGCTGATGACAAAATCCGCCTTTTTCGCCCCGAACTGAACATGGAACGGATGGGGCGCTCAGCCCAGAGGGTCTGCCTGCCT CCCTTTGACCccgtggagctgctggagtgcaTTCGTGCCTTGGTGAGGCTGGAGCAGGACTGGGTGCCGCGCTCTGAAGCTGCCAGTCTGTACATCCGGCCCACCTACATCGGCACCGAG CCATCACTGGGGGTGGCCCCCCCCGGGCGGGCGCTGCTCTTCGTCATCCTGTGCCCGGTGGGGCCCTATTTCCCGGGGGGGCACTTCAGCCCCGTGGGGCTCCTGGCTGACCCCGATCACGTCCGTGCCTGGCCGGGAGGGGCTGGGAACTGCAAACTGGGGGG GAACTACGGCCCCACCATTGCGCTGCAGCAGCAGGCGCaggccatgggctgccagcaggTCCTGTGGCTGTACggcccccagcagctgctgaccGAGGTGGGCACCATGAACCTCTTCATCTTCTGGCACCGCGAGGATGGGG agctggagctggtgACCCCCCCATTGGACGGGCTCATCCTACCTGGGGTGATACGGCAGAGCCTCCTGGACATGGCACGGGAGTGG gGGGAGTTCGCAGTGCGGGAGGAGCCGCTGCCGATGGAGACGGTGCTGGAGGCGCTGCAGGGGGGGCGGCTGAAGGAGATGTTCGGTACCGGGACGGCGTGTGTGGTGTGCCCTGTGGGGGGCGTGCAGTACAAGGGGCag tgGTTCCCCATCCCCACAATGGAGAACGGCCCTGAGCTGGCGCAGCGCTTCCTGCGAGCACTGAGCGACATTCAG taTGGCCGCACACCCAGCGATTGGGCCC
- the LOC107307233 gene encoding branched-chain-amino-acid aminotransferase, mitochondrial-like isoform X3 — MGTPPHSPLPGPAPAPRVLCASLCCGVLPVLPDSPQLFEGMKAFRGADDKIRLFRPELNMERMGRSAQRVCLPPFDPVELLECIRALVRLEQDWVPRSEAASLYIRPTYIGTEPSLGVAPPGRALLFVILCPVGPYFPGGHFSPVGLLADPDHVRAWPGGAGNCKLGGNYGPTIALQQQAQAMGCQQVLWLYGPQQLLTEVGTMNLFIFWHREDGELELVTPPLDGLILPGVIRQSLLDMAREWGEFAVREEPLPMETVLEALQGGRLKEMFGTGTACVVCPVGGVQYKGQWFPIPTMENGPELAQRFLRALSDIQYGRTPSDWAQPL; from the exons ATGGGGACCCCCCCACATTCGCCCCTTCCAGGACCTGCGCCTGCACCCCGCGTCCTCTGCGCTTCACTATGCTGTGGAG TGCTTCCAGTTCTCCCTGACTCCCCCCAGCTCTTTGAGGGCATGAAGGCTTTCCGTGGTGCTGATGACAAAATCCGCCTTTTTCGCCCCGAACTGAACATGGAACGGATGGGGCGCTCAGCCCAGAGGGTCTGCCTGCCT CCCTTTGACCccgtggagctgctggagtgcaTTCGTGCCTTGGTGAGGCTGGAGCAGGACTGGGTGCCGCGCTCTGAAGCTGCCAGTCTGTACATCCGGCCCACCTACATCGGCACCGAG CCATCACTGGGGGTGGCCCCCCCCGGGCGGGCGCTGCTCTTCGTCATCCTGTGCCCGGTGGGGCCCTATTTCCCGGGGGGGCACTTCAGCCCCGTGGGGCTCCTGGCTGACCCCGATCACGTCCGTGCCTGGCCGGGAGGGGCTGGGAACTGCAAACTGGGGGG GAACTACGGCCCCACCATTGCGCTGCAGCAGCAGGCGCaggccatgggctgccagcaggTCCTGTGGCTGTACggcccccagcagctgctgaccGAGGTGGGCACCATGAACCTCTTCATCTTCTGGCACCGCGAGGATGGGG agctggagctggtgACCCCCCCATTGGACGGGCTCATCCTACCTGGGGTGATACGGCAGAGCCTCCTGGACATGGCACGGGAGTGG gGGGAGTTCGCAGTGCGGGAGGAGCCGCTGCCGATGGAGACGGTGCTGGAGGCGCTGCAGGGGGGGCGGCTGAAGGAGATGTTCGGTACCGGGACGGCGTGTGTGGTGTGCCCTGTGGGGGGCGTGCAGTACAAGGGGCag tgGTTCCCCATCCCCACAATGGAGAACGGCCCTGAGCTGGCGCAGCGCTTCCTGCGAGCACTGAGCGACATTCAG taTGGCCGCACACCCAGCGATTGGGCCC